A part of Perca fluviatilis chromosome 15, GENO_Pfluv_1.0, whole genome shotgun sequence genomic DNA contains:
- the LOC120575114 gene encoding adhesion G protein-coupled receptor E1-like, translating to MDQQLQNNTDVVLPAATVTNSFAASMEVSGVGPRAMSITVSSDGDGETGSIILGISDRLIAAMVPQTRNQTRIAVQTPTVDLSLHTIGPGSRDDNNVALTAKGQTMEINLQALASTNNGSAAAAFMTLNGMESLLSHQYFKTENTTEMYSDVFTAIIPTINTTNLTEPVNFTIQHKKVPESGIVTCVYWKEQSKEEVMQWSVEGCWVAFSEENYTVCSCSHLSTFALIMQIGEPPPDNPFLDWLNRMCVIVGLFFLALAIFTFILCSWNPKINNTARLHLCLNLFFTQLLLLWNDKYVDQKLACKVMAGLLHFLVIAGFVWMLLEALQLHLLVRRLSKVQVIQRDGLPRPLLYLVGYGVPFVIVGVSALIYSDGYGATDNVCWLSRQRNFNWALTGPVIVILGLNWILFCATLWSLRPTLVNMKSDVSQSKDTRLILFKIVAQFVILGCTWILGLYQTNLFFRILFIILNSQQGTFLYIVHCLLNKEVRDEYVKWLTCSFNKPKERGSVKDAPSVSEDWDKAE from the exons ATGGATCAACAACTTCAGAACAACACAGACGTCGTCTTACCAGCAGCG ACAGTGACAAACAGCTTTGCTGCATCTATG GAAGTGTCAGGTGTTGGACCACGTGCCATGTCGATCACGGTGAGTAGTGATGGGGATGGGGAGACTGGCAGTATAATCCTGGGCATCTCAGACCGTCTAATTGCTGCGATGGTGCCACAAACTCGGAACCAAACCAGAATAGCAGTGCAAACTCCAACAGTGG ATTTGAGCCTACATACCATTGGCCCAGGGAGTCGTGATGACAACAATGTTGCACTTACTGCCAAAGGACAGACCATGGAAATAAACTTGCAGGCTCTAGCCAGCACCAACAAtg GCTCTGCAGCAGCTGCCTTTATGACACTGAATGGGATGGAGAGTCTTCTTAGTCATCAATACTTTAAAACGGAGAACACGACAGAGATGTACTCTGATGTTTTTACTGCAATAATACCGACAATAAACACCACTAACCTCACCGAGCCTGTCAACTTTACCATTCAACATAAG AAAGTACCTGAGTCTGGAATAGTGACTTGTGTGTACTGGAAAGAGCAAAGCAAAGAAGAGGTGATGCAGTGGTCAGTAGAGGGCTGTTGGGTTGCATTCTCTGAGGAAAACTACACAGTGTGCAGCTGCTCCCACCTTTCCACATTTGCCCTCATCATGCAGATTGGGGAG CCTCCACCAGATAATCCATTCTTAGACTGGCTAAACCGAATGTGTGTGATTGTCGGACTGTTCTTCTTAGCTTTGGCCATCTTCACCTTCATCTTGTGTAGCTGGAACCCCAAGATCAACAACACAGCCCGTCTTCACCTCTGCCTCAACCTCTTCTTCACCCAACTGCTGCTGCTTTGGAATGACAAATATGTTGATCAAAAG CTGGCCTGCAAAGTCATGGCGGGGCTTCTCCACTTCTTAGTTATAGCAGGTTTTGTGTGGATGCTGCTGGAGGCGCTCCAGCTCCACTTGTTGGTCCGGAGACTCTCTAAGGTGCAGGTCATCCAGAGAGACGGCCTCCCCAGGCCACTTCTCTACCTGGTTGGCTACGGTGTTCCATTTGTGATTGTGGGTGTTTCTGCACTGATATATTCCGATGGATATGGTGCTACTGATAATGT GTGCTGGCTCTCTAGACAGCGCAATTTCAACTGGGCTTTAACAGGCCCTGTGATTGTTATCCTTGGA cTTAATTGGATATTGTTCTGTGCTACTCTATGGAGTCTGAGACCCACCCTGGTCAACATGAAAAGTGATGTTTCTCAATCCAAAGACACCAG GTTGATTTTGTTCAAGATCGTGGCCCAGTTTGTCATACTGGGCTGTACCTGGATTCTGGGCCTGTACCAGACAAACCTTTTCTTCCGGATCCTCTTTATAATTCTTAACTCCCAACAGGGCACATTCCTCTACATCGTCCACTGCTTGCTCAACAAGGAG GTTAGAGATGAATATGTGAAATGGCTGACCTGTTCTTTCAATAAGCCCAAAGAAAGAGGATCTGTG AAAGATGCACCGTCAGTCTCCGAGGACTGGGACAAGGCTGAATAG